One window of the Salvia miltiorrhiza cultivar Shanhuang (shh) chromosome 6, IMPLAD_Smil_shh, whole genome shotgun sequence genome contains the following:
- the LOC130989615 gene encoding sister chromatid cohesion protein SCC2 isoform X1 has product MSNPGGCDDFEGRHRGISLSNTVHSEVAPCLPLPSLPVFCGGRDQELRLFDSRGGAARWNSSGADVSGRIADLLRNADVSYLNLKNEENHQPDGSVGNLNLTNDVLRHEAEAFEYVSPGPGMESMYRGNLTESKSFEQSMPAVNQVPTDSLGTKNYQQDHHANNDIINSSRKPKVKRKAKVDIPSAPGPDSREGQDAAVEGFCERLEDICNRAEIPSDDREETEWVPLTQSDLKALVNEIMSIRSKSLLHIVPVDTLSRMLKVLDHQIHRAEGLSIDDCEKLDAEVVSSLYCALESIHAALAIMAHDGMPKQIYKEEYIERILEFSRHQILDVMFACDPAYRALHKPNYNVALDDEEDDEVEDFGSTSKKRRTSKSVRVRKSTTNRMSGTVNIILQKLCTIVSFLKQLLLIERLSDSCILQLVRTSLQTLLVDNIQLLQLKAISLIGGIYYMYTQHRAYMMDETIQILLKLPLSKRVPRTYHLPDEEQRQIQLVTALLIQMIHHCANLPEFVRLAPGSPSLDVSIDTDYPSKCHEAVTESCCLFWSRILQRYTSTKNQDASELKSMMENLVMDLLTTLNLPEYPASAPILEVLCVLLLQNAGLKSKDIAARTMAIDLLGTIAARLKHDAVVCRKEKFWIVQVLMNSENSDPNYLRDVCAICLDSTAERSSIECQGCHRPFHFDCIGGREQDLSSRTFDCQVCLCEKQLLVLKTHCESESKDDQKQNRVSKKSSRASFSVTKEEIIQQMLLSYLQDAGSADELHLFMRWFYLCLWYKDDPASPQKFLYFLARMKSRAILRDSFSFSSFLTRDSVKKVTLALGQNNSFARGFDKILQVLLASLRENSPVIRAKAMRAVSIIVEADPEVLGDRLVQTAVEGRFCDSAISVREAALELVGKHIASHPDVGLKYFEKVAERIKDTGVSVRKRAIKIIKDMCTSFTDFSQSTTAFVEIISRINDEESSIQDLVCKTFYEFWFEEPSGLQSRTFKDGSSVPLEVTKKTEQVVETLRRMSSHQPLAIVIKRILALDFFPQSAKAAGINPVLLASVRRRCELMCKCLLENVLRVAETNSEEGEGRMLPYILLLHSFCLVDPTLCAPASDPSQFIITLQPYLKSQSDNRVAAQMLESILFIIDSVLPLLRKLPETVVEELEQDLKQMIVRHSFLTVVHACIKCLCSAGKVSGKGASVVEYLIQLFYKRLDALGFDNKQQVGRSLFCLGLLIRYGSPLLDASASNPRNMDVASSIDLFKKYLQAEDFIIKVRALQALGYVFIARPECMLQKDVSKILEATLSTSADVRLKMQSLQNMYEYLLDAESRMEPDKASNDNNNQSADGTSVPVAAGAGDTNICGGIVQLHWDSILGRSLDANEHVRQAALKIVEIVLRQGLVHPITCVPYLIALETDPEEVNAKLSHHLLMNMNEKYPAFCESRLGDGLQLSFIFIRTMSGDLPEVSNKSQAKLFSNIKGKVDVGSSTFARHGVARIYKLIRGNRISRNRFMSSIVHKFETPTCSDSVIPFLMYCVEILALLPFTLPDEPLYLIYTINRVVQVRSGTLESNIKDFLNLLQGNVHKSNGNGMAQVDSTISPGSERNMAIDGNQTLQGELPNQHLYGEDSYTDPNTNPMPSRDPYTISASDFQKIQSDFLAAGALQLLLKLKRHLKIVYSLDDIRCQAFSPNEPVKPGESLVRQSIPFNISDVNIDPPNTYEDVVQRYQEFKNALREDTIDYSTYTANIKRKRPPSTRRGKAIRMADMDDDDDGDDDEDWGNGVSRLNKSAGRRGSYTRTRQRQQL; this is encoded by the exons ATGTCGAATCCCGGCGGCTGTGACGACTTCGAGGGGCGCCATAGGGGCATAAGCCTCTCGAACACAGTTCACTCGGAGGTGGCGCCGTGCCTGCCGCTGCCGTCGCTCCCCGTGTTCTGCGGCGGGCGCGATCAGGAACTTCGCCTCTTCGACAGCCGCGGTGGCGCTGCAAGGTGGAATTCTAGCGGCGCGGATGTCTCGGGCAGGATAGCTGATCTCCTCCGCAATGCTGATGTGTCTTACTT GAATCttaaaaatgaagaaaaccATCAACCAGATGGTTCAGTGGGGAACTTAAATCTAACCAATGATGTTTTGAGACATGAGGCGGAAGCATTTGAATATGTCTCTCCAG GTCCTGGTATGGAGTCAATGTATAGAGGTAATTTGACCGAATCAAAGTCCTTTGAGCAGAGCATGCCTGCCGTTAATCAAGTGCCAACTGACTCATTAGGTACAAAAAATTATCAGCAAGACCATCATGCTAATAAT GATATTATTAACTCTTCCCGAAAACcaaaagtaaaaagaaaagcaaaagttGACATACCATCAGCTCCTGGTCCTGATTCCCGTGAGGGTCAAG ATGCAGCTGTTGAGGGCTTTTGTGAAAGGTTGGAGGACATATGTAACAGAGCGGAAATTCCTTCTGACGACAGAGAAGAAACAGAATGGGTACCATTGACCCAATCTGATCTTAAGGCACTAGTCAATGAAATCATGTCAATTCGATCCAAGAGTTTACTCCATATAGTTCCAGTTGATACTCTTTCAAGGATGTTAAAAGTTTTAGATCACCAGATTCATCGAGCAGAAGGACTTTCAATAGATGATTGTGAAAAG TTGGATGCTGAGGTGGTATCATCCCTTTATTGTGCTCTGGAGTCCATTCATGCAGCTTTGGCTATTATGGCTCATGATGGAATGCCTAAACAGATTTACAAGGAAGAG TATATTGAAAGGATCTTGGAATTTTCAAGACATCAAATTTTGGATGTTATGTTTGCTTGTGATCCTGCATATCGGGCTCTACACAAACCAAATTATAATGTGGCACTTGATG ATGAGGAGGATGATGAAGTTGAGGATTTTGGTTCAACCAGTAAGAAGAGGCGAACTTCTAAGAGTGTTAGAGTTAGGAAATCAACAACAAACCG GATGTCTGGTACAGTAAACATTATTCTTCAGAAGTTGTGCACCATTGTCAGTTTTCTTAAGCAGTTGTTGTTGATAGAACGCTTATCAGATAGTTGCATTCTACAACTTGTGAGAACTAGTTTACAGACTCTTTTGGTGGATAATATCCAGCTTTTGCAGCTGAAAGCAATCAGTTTAATTGGTGGG ATTTATTATATGTACACTCAGCATCGTGCGTATATGATGGATGAAACTATTCAAATACTTCTAAAGCTGCCACTTTCTAAGAGAGTACCAAGAACTTATCATCTTCCAGATGAAGAACAAAGGCAGATTCAGTTAGTCACTGCTCTATTGATTCAAATGATTCATCATTGTGCAAATCTTCCTGAATTCGTGAGGCTAGCCCCTGGAAGTCCTTCACTGGACGTTTCTATTGATACTGACTACCCTTCCAAATGTCATGAGGCCGTTACAGAGTCTTGCTGCCTCTTTTGGAGTCGAATTCTTCAGCGGTATACAAGCACAAAAAATCAGGATGCATCTGAATTGAAGTCAATGATGGAAAATCTTGTGATGGATTTGCTCACTACTCTGAACTTACCGGAGTATCCAGCCTCGGCTCCTATTCTAGAG GTTCTGTGTGTATTACTACTTCAGAATGCTGGGTTGAAATCAAAAGATATTGCTGCCAGAACAATGGCCATTGACCTTCTTGGTACAATTGCTGCAAGGTTAAAACATGATGCAGTGGTGTGTAGGAAGGAAAAGTTTTGGATTGTACAGGTCTTGATGAATAGTGAAAATAGTGACCCTAACTATCTGAGAGATGTCTGTGCTATTTGTTTGGATTCAACTGCCGAAAGGTCTAGTATCGAATGTCAAGGCTGTCATAGGCCATTCCATTTTGATTGTATTGGCGGAAGAGAGCAGGATCTTTCTTCTCGTACCTTCGATTGTCAGGTTTGCTTATGCGAGAAACAGCTTCTTGTATTGAAAACGCATTGCGAGTCCGAATCCAAGGATGACCAGAAACAAAATCGTGTTTCAAAAAAATCTTCCAGAGCTTCATTCTCAGTAACAAAAGAGGAGATCATTCAACAAATGCTCCTAAGTTATTTGCAGGATGCAGGGTCTGCAGATGAACTGCATCTCTTTATGCGATG GTTTTATCTTTGCCTTTGGTATAAAGATGATCCTGCTTCTCCTCAAAAGTTCCTCTACTTTCTTGCGAGGATGAAATCAAGAGCAATTCTGCGagactcattttctttttcatctttCCTGACGAGGGATTCAGTGAAAAAAGTTACTCTAGCATTGGGACAAAATAATTCTTTTGCTAGAGGATTTGACAAGATACTTCAAGTGCTATTG GCCAGCCTGAGGGAGAACTCACCAGTGATTCGTGCTAAGGCAATGCGAGCA GTTAGTATCATCGTTGAAGCAGATCCTGAGGTTTTGGGTGACAGGCTTGTGCAAACAGCAGTTGAAGGGAGGTTTTGTGACTCTGCTATATCAGTAAGAGAAGCAGCACTCGAGCTTGTTGGAAAGCACATTGCATCGCATCCTGATGTTGGTCTAAAG TATTTTGAGAAGGTAGCAGAGAGGATTAAGGATACTGGAGTAAGTGTCCGAAAACGAGCCATTAAAATTATCAAGGATATGTGTACCTCCTTCACTGACTTTTCACAGAGCACCACTGCTTTTGTGGAGATAATTTCCCGTATCAATGATGAAGAATCCAGCATACAG GATCTGGTCTGCAAGACATTTTATGAGTTTTGGTTTGAGGAGCCTTCTGGTTTGCAAAGCCGTACTTTTAAAGATGGTAGTTCTGTTCCTCTGGAAGTGACTAAGAAGACAGAACAGGTCGTTGAAACTTTGAGAAGGATGTCCAGTCACCAACCACTTGCTATTGTCATTAAAAGAATCTTAGCCCTTGATTTCTTTCCCCAATCTGCTAAAGCTGCTGGGATAAACCCTGTATTACTTGCATCTGTACGCAGGCGATGTGAGCTAATGTGCAAGTGTCTGCTGGAAAACGTATTGCGG GTTGCTGAGACAAACAGTGAGGAAGGAGAGGGCCGTATGCTTCCATATATTCTTCTACTGCATTCATTTTGTCTGGTGGATCCTACATTATGTGCACCAGCCTCTGATCCTTCTCAGTTTATTATCACACTGCAGCCTTATTTGAAGAGTCAG TCTGACAATCGAGTGGCGGCTCAGATGCTGGAGAGCATATTGTTTATAATTGATTCTGTCTTGCCATTATTGCGGAAGCTTCCTGAAACTGTTGTGGAGGAACTTGAACAAGACCTCAAACAAATGATAGTCCGACATTCTTTCTTGACAGTTGTACACGCTTGCATAAA ATGTTTATGCTCTGCGGGGAAAGTATCAGGGAAAGGTGCAAGTGTTGTTGAGTATCTTATCCAGTTGTTTTACAAACGCCTGGATGCCTTGGGGTTTGATAACAAGCAG cAAGTAGGTAGGTCCCTGTTTTGTCTTGGGTTGTTGATTCGCTATGGTAGTCCATTACTGGATGCCTCTGCTTCCAACCCAAGAAACATGGATGTAGCAAGTAGTATCGACTTATTCAAAAAGTATCTCCAGGCTGAGGACTTCATTATTAAAGTCCGGGCACTACAG GCTTTAGGCTATGTTTTCATTGCTCGTCCTGAATGTATGTTGCAAAAGGATGTCAGTAAAATTTTGGAGGCAACTCTTTCCACCAGTGCTGATGTTCGTCTGAAG ATGCAATCATTACAGAACATGTACGAGTACCTTCTGGATGCGGAAAGCCGGATGGAGCCAGATAAAGCTagtaatgataataataatcaatCAGCGGATGGTACCAGTGTTCCTGTTGCTGCCGGAGCTGGTGATACTAACATTTGCGGCGGTATAGTTCAGCTACATTGGGATAGCATCTTAGGAAGAAGTCTGGATGCAAACGAACATGTCCGTCAAGCTGCTCTTAAG ATTGTTGAAATTGTGTTGCGCCAAGGTCTTGTACATCCTATTACTTGTGTTCCGTATCTCATTGCCCTTGAAACAGATCCAGAGGAAGTTAATGCAAAGTTGTCTCATCATCTCTTGATGAATATGAATGAGAA GTATCCAGCTTTCTGTGAAAGCCGTCTTGGTGATGGCCTTCAGTTGTCATTTATTTTCATTCGTACCATGAGCGGAGATCTCCCTGAAGTGTCAAATAAGTCCCAGGCCAAATTATTTAGCAATATTAAGGGAAAGGTAGATGTGGGGTCTTCAACATTTGCGCGGCATGGTGTGGCTCGAATCTATAAGCTCATTCGTGGGAATCGTATTTCAAGAAACAGATTCATGTCGTCTATTGTACACAAATTTGAAACACCGACCTGCAGTGATTCTGTGATACCATTTCTAAT GTATTGCGTTGAGATTCTTGCTTTGCTACCTTTCACGTTACCTGATGAGCCTCTTTATTTGATCTATACTATAAACCGAGTGGTACAAGTTAGGTCTGGGACATTAGAATCAAACATTAAGGACTTTTTGAATTTATTACAAGGAAATGTTCATAAAAGCAATGGGAATGGAATGGCCCAAGTCGATAGCACTATAAGCCCTGGTAGTGAAAGAAACATGGCAATTGATGGTAACCAGACACTACAGGGTGAGTTACCGAATCAACATTTATATGGGGAAGATTCATATACAGATCCAAACACGAATCCCATGCCCTCGAGAGATCCTTATACCATCTCTGCAAGTGACTTTCAGAAAATTCAG TCCGACTTTCTAGCAGCTGGTGCGCTGCAACTTCTTCTAAAGCTCAAGAGGCACCTGAAGATTGTTTACAGCCTAGATGACATCCGATGCCAG GCATTTTCTCCAAATGAACCGGTCAAACCAGGCGAAAGTTTAGTACGACAGAGTATTCCATTCAATATCAGCGATGTCAACATTGACCCTCCCAACACCTACGAAGATGTCGTTCAGAGATATCAG GAGTTCAAGAATGCTTTAAGGGAAGACACAATTGACTATTCAACCTACACAGCCAACATCAAGAGGAAACGGCCGCCCTCCACGAGACGAGGGAAGGCTATCCGAATGGCAGATatggatgatgatgatgatggggATGATGATGAAGATTGGGGTAACGGTGTATCCAGGTTGAACAAGAGTGCCGGTAGGAGAGGTAGTTACACGAGAACGAGGCAGCGGCAACAGCTGTAA
- the LOC130989615 gene encoding sister chromatid cohesion protein SCC2 isoform X2 yields MSNPGGCDDFEGRHRGISLSNTVHSEVAPCLPLPSLPVFCGGRDQELRLFDSRGGAARWNSSGADVSGRIADLLRNADVSYFFSGPGMESMYRGNLTESKSFEQSMPAVNQVPTDSLGTKNYQQDHHANNDIINSSRKPKVKRKAKVDIPSAPGPDSREGQDAAVEGFCERLEDICNRAEIPSDDREETEWVPLTQSDLKALVNEIMSIRSKSLLHIVPVDTLSRMLKVLDHQIHRAEGLSIDDCEKLDAEVVSSLYCALESIHAALAIMAHDGMPKQIYKEEYIERILEFSRHQILDVMFACDPAYRALHKPNYNVALDDEEDDEVEDFGSTSKKRRTSKSVRVRKSTTNRMSGTVNIILQKLCTIVSFLKQLLLIERLSDSCILQLVRTSLQTLLVDNIQLLQLKAISLIGGIYYMYTQHRAYMMDETIQILLKLPLSKRVPRTYHLPDEEQRQIQLVTALLIQMIHHCANLPEFVRLAPGSPSLDVSIDTDYPSKCHEAVTESCCLFWSRILQRYTSTKNQDASELKSMMENLVMDLLTTLNLPEYPASAPILEVLCVLLLQNAGLKSKDIAARTMAIDLLGTIAARLKHDAVVCRKEKFWIVQVLMNSENSDPNYLRDVCAICLDSTAERSSIECQGCHRPFHFDCIGGREQDLSSRTFDCQVCLCEKQLLVLKTHCESESKDDQKQNRVSKKSSRASFSVTKEEIIQQMLLSYLQDAGSADELHLFMRWFYLCLWYKDDPASPQKFLYFLARMKSRAILRDSFSFSSFLTRDSVKKVTLALGQNNSFARGFDKILQVLLASLRENSPVIRAKAMRAVSIIVEADPEVLGDRLVQTAVEGRFCDSAISVREAALELVGKHIASHPDVGLKYFEKVAERIKDTGVSVRKRAIKIIKDMCTSFTDFSQSTTAFVEIISRINDEESSIQDLVCKTFYEFWFEEPSGLQSRTFKDGSSVPLEVTKKTEQVVETLRRMSSHQPLAIVIKRILALDFFPQSAKAAGINPVLLASVRRRCELMCKCLLENVLRVAETNSEEGEGRMLPYILLLHSFCLVDPTLCAPASDPSQFIITLQPYLKSQSDNRVAAQMLESILFIIDSVLPLLRKLPETVVEELEQDLKQMIVRHSFLTVVHACIKCLCSAGKVSGKGASVVEYLIQLFYKRLDALGFDNKQQVGRSLFCLGLLIRYGSPLLDASASNPRNMDVASSIDLFKKYLQAEDFIIKVRALQALGYVFIARPECMLQKDVSKILEATLSTSADVRLKMQSLQNMYEYLLDAESRMEPDKASNDNNNQSADGTSVPVAAGAGDTNICGGIVQLHWDSILGRSLDANEHVRQAALKIVEIVLRQGLVHPITCVPYLIALETDPEEVNAKLSHHLLMNMNEKYPAFCESRLGDGLQLSFIFIRTMSGDLPEVSNKSQAKLFSNIKGKVDVGSSTFARHGVARIYKLIRGNRISRNRFMSSIVHKFETPTCSDSVIPFLMYCVEILALLPFTLPDEPLYLIYTINRVVQVRSGTLESNIKDFLNLLQGNVHKSNGNGMAQVDSTISPGSERNMAIDGNQTLQGELPNQHLYGEDSYTDPNTNPMPSRDPYTISASDFQKIQSDFLAAGALQLLLKLKRHLKIVYSLDDIRCQAFSPNEPVKPGESLVRQSIPFNISDVNIDPPNTYEDVVQRYQEFKNALREDTIDYSTYTANIKRKRPPSTRRGKAIRMADMDDDDDGDDDEDWGNGVSRLNKSAGRRGSYTRTRQRQQL; encoded by the exons ATGTCGAATCCCGGCGGCTGTGACGACTTCGAGGGGCGCCATAGGGGCATAAGCCTCTCGAACACAGTTCACTCGGAGGTGGCGCCGTGCCTGCCGCTGCCGTCGCTCCCCGTGTTCTGCGGCGGGCGCGATCAGGAACTTCGCCTCTTCGACAGCCGCGGTGGCGCTGCAAGGTGGAATTCTAGCGGCGCGGATGTCTCGGGCAGGATAGCTGATCTCCTCCGCAATGCTGATGTGTCTTACTT TTTCTCAGGTCCTGGTATGGAGTCAATGTATAGAGGTAATTTGACCGAATCAAAGTCCTTTGAGCAGAGCATGCCTGCCGTTAATCAAGTGCCAACTGACTCATTAGGTACAAAAAATTATCAGCAAGACCATCATGCTAATAAT GATATTATTAACTCTTCCCGAAAACcaaaagtaaaaagaaaagcaaaagttGACATACCATCAGCTCCTGGTCCTGATTCCCGTGAGGGTCAAG ATGCAGCTGTTGAGGGCTTTTGTGAAAGGTTGGAGGACATATGTAACAGAGCGGAAATTCCTTCTGACGACAGAGAAGAAACAGAATGGGTACCATTGACCCAATCTGATCTTAAGGCACTAGTCAATGAAATCATGTCAATTCGATCCAAGAGTTTACTCCATATAGTTCCAGTTGATACTCTTTCAAGGATGTTAAAAGTTTTAGATCACCAGATTCATCGAGCAGAAGGACTTTCAATAGATGATTGTGAAAAG TTGGATGCTGAGGTGGTATCATCCCTTTATTGTGCTCTGGAGTCCATTCATGCAGCTTTGGCTATTATGGCTCATGATGGAATGCCTAAACAGATTTACAAGGAAGAG TATATTGAAAGGATCTTGGAATTTTCAAGACATCAAATTTTGGATGTTATGTTTGCTTGTGATCCTGCATATCGGGCTCTACACAAACCAAATTATAATGTGGCACTTGATG ATGAGGAGGATGATGAAGTTGAGGATTTTGGTTCAACCAGTAAGAAGAGGCGAACTTCTAAGAGTGTTAGAGTTAGGAAATCAACAACAAACCG GATGTCTGGTACAGTAAACATTATTCTTCAGAAGTTGTGCACCATTGTCAGTTTTCTTAAGCAGTTGTTGTTGATAGAACGCTTATCAGATAGTTGCATTCTACAACTTGTGAGAACTAGTTTACAGACTCTTTTGGTGGATAATATCCAGCTTTTGCAGCTGAAAGCAATCAGTTTAATTGGTGGG ATTTATTATATGTACACTCAGCATCGTGCGTATATGATGGATGAAACTATTCAAATACTTCTAAAGCTGCCACTTTCTAAGAGAGTACCAAGAACTTATCATCTTCCAGATGAAGAACAAAGGCAGATTCAGTTAGTCACTGCTCTATTGATTCAAATGATTCATCATTGTGCAAATCTTCCTGAATTCGTGAGGCTAGCCCCTGGAAGTCCTTCACTGGACGTTTCTATTGATACTGACTACCCTTCCAAATGTCATGAGGCCGTTACAGAGTCTTGCTGCCTCTTTTGGAGTCGAATTCTTCAGCGGTATACAAGCACAAAAAATCAGGATGCATCTGAATTGAAGTCAATGATGGAAAATCTTGTGATGGATTTGCTCACTACTCTGAACTTACCGGAGTATCCAGCCTCGGCTCCTATTCTAGAG GTTCTGTGTGTATTACTACTTCAGAATGCTGGGTTGAAATCAAAAGATATTGCTGCCAGAACAATGGCCATTGACCTTCTTGGTACAATTGCTGCAAGGTTAAAACATGATGCAGTGGTGTGTAGGAAGGAAAAGTTTTGGATTGTACAGGTCTTGATGAATAGTGAAAATAGTGACCCTAACTATCTGAGAGATGTCTGTGCTATTTGTTTGGATTCAACTGCCGAAAGGTCTAGTATCGAATGTCAAGGCTGTCATAGGCCATTCCATTTTGATTGTATTGGCGGAAGAGAGCAGGATCTTTCTTCTCGTACCTTCGATTGTCAGGTTTGCTTATGCGAGAAACAGCTTCTTGTATTGAAAACGCATTGCGAGTCCGAATCCAAGGATGACCAGAAACAAAATCGTGTTTCAAAAAAATCTTCCAGAGCTTCATTCTCAGTAACAAAAGAGGAGATCATTCAACAAATGCTCCTAAGTTATTTGCAGGATGCAGGGTCTGCAGATGAACTGCATCTCTTTATGCGATG GTTTTATCTTTGCCTTTGGTATAAAGATGATCCTGCTTCTCCTCAAAAGTTCCTCTACTTTCTTGCGAGGATGAAATCAAGAGCAATTCTGCGagactcattttctttttcatctttCCTGACGAGGGATTCAGTGAAAAAAGTTACTCTAGCATTGGGACAAAATAATTCTTTTGCTAGAGGATTTGACAAGATACTTCAAGTGCTATTG GCCAGCCTGAGGGAGAACTCACCAGTGATTCGTGCTAAGGCAATGCGAGCA GTTAGTATCATCGTTGAAGCAGATCCTGAGGTTTTGGGTGACAGGCTTGTGCAAACAGCAGTTGAAGGGAGGTTTTGTGACTCTGCTATATCAGTAAGAGAAGCAGCACTCGAGCTTGTTGGAAAGCACATTGCATCGCATCCTGATGTTGGTCTAAAG TATTTTGAGAAGGTAGCAGAGAGGATTAAGGATACTGGAGTAAGTGTCCGAAAACGAGCCATTAAAATTATCAAGGATATGTGTACCTCCTTCACTGACTTTTCACAGAGCACCACTGCTTTTGTGGAGATAATTTCCCGTATCAATGATGAAGAATCCAGCATACAG GATCTGGTCTGCAAGACATTTTATGAGTTTTGGTTTGAGGAGCCTTCTGGTTTGCAAAGCCGTACTTTTAAAGATGGTAGTTCTGTTCCTCTGGAAGTGACTAAGAAGACAGAACAGGTCGTTGAAACTTTGAGAAGGATGTCCAGTCACCAACCACTTGCTATTGTCATTAAAAGAATCTTAGCCCTTGATTTCTTTCCCCAATCTGCTAAAGCTGCTGGGATAAACCCTGTATTACTTGCATCTGTACGCAGGCGATGTGAGCTAATGTGCAAGTGTCTGCTGGAAAACGTATTGCGG GTTGCTGAGACAAACAGTGAGGAAGGAGAGGGCCGTATGCTTCCATATATTCTTCTACTGCATTCATTTTGTCTGGTGGATCCTACATTATGTGCACCAGCCTCTGATCCTTCTCAGTTTATTATCACACTGCAGCCTTATTTGAAGAGTCAG TCTGACAATCGAGTGGCGGCTCAGATGCTGGAGAGCATATTGTTTATAATTGATTCTGTCTTGCCATTATTGCGGAAGCTTCCTGAAACTGTTGTGGAGGAACTTGAACAAGACCTCAAACAAATGATAGTCCGACATTCTTTCTTGACAGTTGTACACGCTTGCATAAA ATGTTTATGCTCTGCGGGGAAAGTATCAGGGAAAGGTGCAAGTGTTGTTGAGTATCTTATCCAGTTGTTTTACAAACGCCTGGATGCCTTGGGGTTTGATAACAAGCAG cAAGTAGGTAGGTCCCTGTTTTGTCTTGGGTTGTTGATTCGCTATGGTAGTCCATTACTGGATGCCTCTGCTTCCAACCCAAGAAACATGGATGTAGCAAGTAGTATCGACTTATTCAAAAAGTATCTCCAGGCTGAGGACTTCATTATTAAAGTCCGGGCACTACAG GCTTTAGGCTATGTTTTCATTGCTCGTCCTGAATGTATGTTGCAAAAGGATGTCAGTAAAATTTTGGAGGCAACTCTTTCCACCAGTGCTGATGTTCGTCTGAAG ATGCAATCATTACAGAACATGTACGAGTACCTTCTGGATGCGGAAAGCCGGATGGAGCCAGATAAAGCTagtaatgataataataatcaatCAGCGGATGGTACCAGTGTTCCTGTTGCTGCCGGAGCTGGTGATACTAACATTTGCGGCGGTATAGTTCAGCTACATTGGGATAGCATCTTAGGAAGAAGTCTGGATGCAAACGAACATGTCCGTCAAGCTGCTCTTAAG ATTGTTGAAATTGTGTTGCGCCAAGGTCTTGTACATCCTATTACTTGTGTTCCGTATCTCATTGCCCTTGAAACAGATCCAGAGGAAGTTAATGCAAAGTTGTCTCATCATCTCTTGATGAATATGAATGAGAA GTATCCAGCTTTCTGTGAAAGCCGTCTTGGTGATGGCCTTCAGTTGTCATTTATTTTCATTCGTACCATGAGCGGAGATCTCCCTGAAGTGTCAAATAAGTCCCAGGCCAAATTATTTAGCAATATTAAGGGAAAGGTAGATGTGGGGTCTTCAACATTTGCGCGGCATGGTGTGGCTCGAATCTATAAGCTCATTCGTGGGAATCGTATTTCAAGAAACAGATTCATGTCGTCTATTGTACACAAATTTGAAACACCGACCTGCAGTGATTCTGTGATACCATTTCTAAT GTATTGCGTTGAGATTCTTGCTTTGCTACCTTTCACGTTACCTGATGAGCCTCTTTATTTGATCTATACTATAAACCGAGTGGTACAAGTTAGGTCTGGGACATTAGAATCAAACATTAAGGACTTTTTGAATTTATTACAAGGAAATGTTCATAAAAGCAATGGGAATGGAATGGCCCAAGTCGATAGCACTATAAGCCCTGGTAGTGAAAGAAACATGGCAATTGATGGTAACCAGACACTACAGGGTGAGTTACCGAATCAACATTTATATGGGGAAGATTCATATACAGATCCAAACACGAATCCCATGCCCTCGAGAGATCCTTATACCATCTCTGCAAGTGACTTTCAGAAAATTCAG TCCGACTTTCTAGCAGCTGGTGCGCTGCAACTTCTTCTAAAGCTCAAGAGGCACCTGAAGATTGTTTACAGCCTAGATGACATCCGATGCCAG GCATTTTCTCCAAATGAACCGGTCAAACCAGGCGAAAGTTTAGTACGACAGAGTATTCCATTCAATATCAGCGATGTCAACATTGACCCTCCCAACACCTACGAAGATGTCGTTCAGAGATATCAG GAGTTCAAGAATGCTTTAAGGGAAGACACAATTGACTATTCAACCTACACAGCCAACATCAAGAGGAAACGGCCGCCCTCCACGAGACGAGGGAAGGCTATCCGAATGGCAGATatggatgatgatgatgatggggATGATGATGAAGATTGGGGTAACGGTGTATCCAGGTTGAACAAGAGTGCCGGTAGGAGAGGTAGTTACACGAGAACGAGGCAGCGGCAACAGCTGTAA